The nucleotide window GGCCTCTTTTCGAGATGGaaaactaaatgaaaaaagacGAAATTGAAATAACCATCACattcattaaaaataaaattgtttgtgtcCAAAAATAAATCCAGGCATCTCGACAGGACGTCACCTAGTGGCGATTGAAATGAACTaatcaatcaaaatgaaaggaaaacaaGTTTCCACGTACGAGGAAGTTCCTGGGCATCGGCGAATGACTTGAGGATTTCCGATTCGAGAGGACACTCGGACAGTGATGACGAAGATGTGGATGTCCCCCGTGACGTCGTGGACCTCCTTCTGCGTCCTAACCGGAAGACGGGACTAGGAGAACGGGCCATAACATGACCGGGACTTTCCGGTGACAGGGAGTGTTGATAAGCAACGACTTGCTGTCTGCTGAGTGCTGCTTCCTCTTTCTCCGGATGCTTGGAGGGGCTGTTATTAACTTTAGTAGCACATGACGGACTGTTGGCTTGGTGTTGGTCGACATGGGCCTTCTCCCAACGGAAAGCCTCTTTAACTCTAGTCCATTTGGAGACTTTGGTCTTGGATCGACCTCGAGGAGTCACGGACGTTCCGGGTAATTTGTAACTGTCAGGCGATGGAGTTGATGTGGTCGATGCATTGACGGCATTATCATAATCGACCTCATTTTCTTCACTGTTGATGGCCGGAACGACGTTTTCATCAAATCCAACCGATTTACTGCGTTCACGGTATTTCAATAACGTTCCaggctttttaaatttcatgTGGTGATtgcttttgattttcttgccgGCCGGCGAACGTGACTGATGTCCTCCGCCGGAAGGATGGTCACTGCTGCTATTATTTGTAGATTTGATGGAGTCAGCAGTGTGACCCAATAATTCTGCCTGCGTAATGGGCAATATTTCGCCACTATCAAGACTGTCCAACGATCGATCAGCTCCAGCGTCCGCTTTGTGCATTGAGGTGGAAGCTGTTGAATCACTGCCCACGAACAAATCCAGCTCCTGATGCATCTCCTGAAGGGTTTTCATGTCTTCAAGGTAATGGACTCGTTTCTGGAGTCGAGTGTTGGCATCGCGGAGTTCGCCCAGCTGTTCCATCAACTTGCACAGGTTGTCCAAGTGATCTAACCCGGCCGGAGCTTCCGTTTTGACAGGACTCAAAGTCTTGTTTGTTGTGGAGCTAATGTCTGTATTATTAGCAGTCGTAGTGATGCAAGATATGCTCGATGCCTGCTGTTGCTGCCCAGTTCGACGTATCCGGCTCGATTCAGCGGCTCCATTTTCGTCTCCACCACTGCCGTGACGAAGCGAAACGAACATATAATCCAGAAACTCTTTCTCCTGTTGCCACGCTTCCTCTGCCTCGGTAGGATTCATTTCTCTTTGCCCGGCGAATGGACTGGATAAATTCTTATCGTCTGCCATAAGACGGTTTGTATAGCGTAGAGGTACCAAAGGTAATGATAATTGAAACTTTCACACCATTGTCTGTCGGAATGCAAAGATCCCGACGTTTAGCGGACTCGACTGGAACACGGCAAAGAGAAGACTACTCTCGTAAGAGATGGGTCAGACCAAGGTCTAGCAAGacgcacacacgcacacacacacacacacacacacacagattcATACTGTAACATAGGCTATGTGTAaggtgtgtgtatgtgtgttgGGTAGAGGATTCCAAACGTCTCGACTATAAATAGCTCGTCTATATCCGTCCGCGCCGAATATTTCCCTCCTATACTCCTTCATTCCACCGATTGCCTTAGTGGAGAGGGTACGAGAACAGACGGAGAAAAGTAGAGAAAGACTctaaccaaaaaaagaaattcaaacaaaaagaataaaaaacaaacaaacaaattttcaacTTACCGTCTGGGGGCTAACTAGAGACATAGACACCCGACGACTTTTAGGAACGAGTAGAACGATAGCATTTGGATGTGTTTTACTTAATACCAAATGCTCTTTCTTTCCATATAGGGCTCCTGGAATCAGCAATCCTTTGTCTATTGACATTCGACCATCTTGGAGCTGGTTTATAGTAAAGAGCAGGAGCGTCGGTTACCATCCAACTATCCTAAACAAAGACAATCGAGGTCGCTTTCGTGTTGTCCATACGTACCGGGATTCAATCACATGtcgctgttgttgttttttcttcttccacaaCTGCATCTTTTATAGCCATCCGTTCGCGCTTTTGGCCTAGCGAATATCCAGCAACTGAACATTGCGGTCTGCCTTGATATAAGGTAAGTTCACCTGTATatcaaatatatattttagaATAGTACATGTATTGTGAGATTTTATTCACAATTCAACCGATTGGCAAAGTTTATAGTATGGACGTAACCTTCTGTGTATGATGGTAGAATCGCATGCTTCCGCTTTTTGTCGCTGTAGGATAAAGCTGCTTCATCGCTATAGGACTGTTTCCGACGGCGACATTTGAATTGCCATTGCGACTTCTGTACTCTGCTACTTTCTGCTGCCGCTACAGCAGCTAAAAAAGCGGATCAAGGCCGGTGTATATATACAGAAGCCGGACCCCTAAAAACCATCCTTGGCTCTATATGACCGTTACATGGCAACTGGCTGTACACCTGCGTGTCTGCCGATACTGTCGTCcctaaaatagaaaacaatcGAAATCGATTGATGAGTGGCATGCTGCTGAAATAACTGGACTACATACTTTGATCGTATGTCCCAaagtcaagaaagaaaaatatatatcgaCGGACAACGCGGAAAAGTGAAACTTGCTGCCGTACCGAAAGGCGCGCAAGTCCATCATCGATCGGATCATAAGAGCGCGGCGTGGCATATAGTCACATTGTCAAGTCACCTGTGAGGAAGAGTACCATGTCGCTAGCAGAGGCAGACAGACGGGCGACATCCGCATCACCGAACTCTGCTGGTggttaaataaaaacacagttttcttcttcattcaaAGTGTGTGagcgagtttttttttacctcttcGTTTATACTGGATATGATGACGACGTGAAGTTGTAAGTACTTTATGCGCCGGGTTTATGCGTCGCTGCGGTTGACGTCCGTATGGTGATTCATCGCGGGTTCCAGCAAAACTCTCCTGCGggatttttctctctcctatAGTTCGGacgctgaaaagaaaaacattgcCCAGGTTAGTTTGTCAATTTCTTTATGTTTTGACGTGAGATAACTCGACtaccattttttatttccttgtgCGTGTCCAAGACACGGGGTAGTCGAGTTGTTGATTGACTGATTTATCGGGGAATGAATTTTCTTTCGAGTGGTTGCCTGAATGCTTGTTATTGTTTTCGTGCTTGTGTTTTCTGAGCCGGAATTTCCAACCATGCCGCGCGTCCGTTGAAtgcttttttctctctttcgtgTCGGGTTCCGAAACGCGTTCCAGCTTGCGAGTAAGGGGCTAATAATAAGTCACCAGGCCTGGAAATAGCCCAGCGGGAgcaaaaactttttctttcgttttggctgaaaaaaaaaaataaatatcaaGAAGgacaatcaaaattaaacatttttttttttaaagaaaaaaatttttaaaatatattcaGTTAGAAATGAACATTTATCAAGTAGCAAGTAGAGAATAGTGCGTACACCTTTCAACCCCTCCTCCTTTATTGAAACATATGAGCTGTGGTCAACGTGTTGCGGTTATTATGTATACGTGCGTACGCTTCACGGGAGTTTCCCTCCCGCTGTGAGAACCGAACACAAGGGTTCCGTCAAACCACCCAACCCCGTAGACACGTAATGAATGATGAATGATTGACAATCGATAAGAGGCCATACACAATGGGAGGGGTTattctgttgttttttgttccatCAGTTTGCCCGGAGAACTCTCCACACTATTCAGTAATGCACACAAACAGACAATATACATCAACATGGGATAGAGGCTTATACGTATATACAAACGGGAGGCGTATAGACCTTCCATGAACGGTTACCTGGGCGACGAAAGCGTACCACTCTGATAACAACTGGGCACACGCACTCGATTCGTTCGATTTCTTGATGTTGAGATGATGGCGGGGACGTCAGCCTTCCAGCAAATGGCCGAGGGTGCTAGTTATCTTCGCACGACACGAAGCAGACATGTAGTTCATCTCCATTTTCCTATAGACATAATTCGATAACACGTTGAAGAGAACAATCATACAGTTCAAAAGGATCTATAATAAGCTTACGAGGCTTCGCACTCTTCTTTTTGCTGTCCGTTTCTCGTTCCAATGTTGGTTCTATCGCTGTTGTGACCTCCTGTGTCGAGGGAAAAGCCTCTTGATGACTTCCTTCCGTTTTTACGTCAACATCGTCACGTCCCGCCTTCTTTTCCgtctttatttcattttccagCCAAACAACTCGGctcctttttgttgtttttcctgcCTATTACCCTGATGTTTGGACGTGAGACTCCTAATGACGCTTCTTCCGTGCCCAGTTCTCATCAACGGCTTCACACAGACCCATCATCATTGACTTCCAAAGTCTCTCGTATAGATGACGCAGTCATGCCATACAGCCATGATGTTGTTCCATTCTCCTTAATTGTCGTCTCCTCCGTCGACATTTTCTGAAATTTGGAGCTTTAATGTTTACAATAACAACACCAACAAAAAATAGGGAAAGAAAAGACCAAGTGATTTATACATGTATGAGCCTAACGTATCCAACACATTAGAAGTAGACGAGACTTCTATTTGAAGGGCCATGAACGGGCCTTAGGGGGAGGGTGGCCGGGCATCGCGTGCCACGAGTAATACCAAACCCCTTTTTCACTATACCCACTTCAACTATTCCAATACGACTCTCTACATAACAATCAAAAAAGGGTTGGGGCAGCATATAAGTAAACTGTAATGGTATATACTGTTATAGCGTTAGATGTATGTATACTGTTTGTACAAGACTAACCCTGTCTGATACCAacacgttaaaaagcctacaCACGTAcccaaattttttaaaagtcggCCATCGTTCAAGGACCATAAATTGATATGGACCTCAGTTCCATGTTTTGTGAAATGTTTTTATGATGACTGGCAAAGGTCATCAAGTCGAGAGCATCTCGTAAAATGGCTGAAACAGGAGAACGCCCCATAATTCGGAGAATGTATACAACGTAACACACGTGATACGGCATTTAGCGGACCTATTCGAGTAGCAAGCACCGAGAATAGTCTGCAGAGACATTCAAAGGCAAGAGTTTTAGTGGTCACCAACAAAGGCAATCTTTGGTTTTACGAAATTTTAGAGActatcaacaaaaaataacagaaTTTTGCGGCTGAAGCGGATCTGGAAATTTTAACAGGAAATGACTTTGCCATTTCGTGGCTATTCGTAGCGAATGTtacgagcaaaaaaaaactgttttatgCAACAGGAATCATGTTACAAACAAATGGATTTACTTTTGTTGTTATTacaaaaataagttttttgtttcgcCTGTATGATTGATATGACACGCAAACGTCAACTTGCATTATGTAGTTAAAATCGACCAAAGAATTTCATTTGTACCACATGTTACGCTCTGGTACAATAGTTTGAATCAACTTggcctttttttaaatgtaacaaATTCTACGGGTCTTACCTTTTCGAAATGTTCGCCATTTTTTTCGcgacacaaaaaaagaattccctCCCAATTTTTCTGCAGTACTTGACGCAACCGGTAGGTGTCGTAATCTCTCAAGTCCATTTCCCTGAAAATTCAATCAGTTAAAATTCAATTGGttatttctttcgttttttttttcatttcttttttgcctcGAAGCTTTTGGACATAAATACGTTAGCGTGGACTGCCCTACTTGACGTTCTCAAAGTTTGTTCCGCAAGAAAGCTCTCCAAGGTCATGTGAAACTTTGGTACCAGTGCCGTCTTACTTCTTGTTTATTATTTGTGTGCGTATCTGAAAGACATGTCATCAACACACGTGGAACGTCTCCCCAAGTTGGAGTCAAAACGCAGTAAAATTCACAAATTTCCTTTGATCCTTACTGAGAGAAACTAAAAATGTACATTAACGTAATAGCTCTTATTTCAGAATTCGTCTTAAAATTTGAAACTAATTGTATCAAAGTCTCAGAAGAACAAAAGTAGTAATCTGGTAACAAACAGTAAGGCAACCACGCGGTGGTTCGCTCCACGAACGAGAGacgggaaaagagaaaaaataagagTTAAAAATTAACATACCTCTGGGTAATTTTAGTCGAGCATATAACTGGGACAATGCAGGAAACTTGTCAGAAAGAAGAGGATAACTCTTTTACAAAAAACTGATGGAACACTTCAAGCCAAGCCACATTCTCCGATGTTTCGAGCAACTGATCCACTAAAGCAGAAGCTTAAAACGTTTAACACACGAGGTCGGCAGGACGCAGGACTGAGGAAGTGCATAGGATCTCGATCGTTTGATCTATTTTTCTAACTCTAACTTTTCGTGTGAAAATACGAGATGTAGCACTAATTTAATTTATAAACAATGAATCTGTCCAGGTTGTTCTTTTAAGGTATTTTAGTTTAGTTTCAAAGTTGTGAAGTTgatatagtttttgttttagttaCCATAATGGCAATGCTGTGAACTACATATGTGAACGTGACCCTTTGTAAATCTGTCCCTGTATAAATCTGTCTTTAAAGACGAATGATTGCTGCATAACTTTTCCCTTTAAGAATGGTTAGGTGTAGTTCGACATTGAACTCGTAGTTCTTATTCGAATGACACCAATAAATCCTACTGTCGGCCATTACGAGCAGAGTGTTAATGGTCGTTTGAACATGCAGGCACTTTGGGGTCCTTTTGCTGTGTTTCGAAGTGACGAAGAACAAAATTGGTCGTTATGCCTAGAACACCGTGGCCCTACTGTTTGGCTTGCGAGTTTCTAGTGGTGATTATCGCCGCGTCGGGAAATGTTCGAGCAAACCTACCAACTTTTGATGAAGATTCCAGAATGAGAATTTTATTGCTGCCTTTTTCCACCCTTCCTGGCTCGACAATTTATCGTGTTCGAGCGTCTGATCCAGATTTCGATCATCCACTTGAATTCAGTTCCTCAAGTATGGTATTTTTGTtaaggttttgttttgtttttcaacacAGCATTTATTTGAAAGTTGTGTGACTAAGTAGCACGTTTTTCGTGCAGGCTTAAAACATCCGAATTTGTTGTCACTCGAAATACTACCATGTGGAAAGCAACATTCGGTCTGTGAGGCAAACGTCATCCTGGAAGAATCAGTAGAACTGGGTAAGATCTATGAACTAAGCCTGTCGGTTCGGGACACTTCGGGCGGAGTCACAACCGTCTTTTGTACCATACAAGTCACCAATGCATCGACATCTTTAAGCGACTCTTTCCAGCATTTGAATCAGTACCTTACAATACCAGAGGTATATATTCAAATTTTATCAGATAGTTCTTCTATATTAACAGACCTTTGCTTTGTTCAGAATTCCGCGAAAGATTCAGTTGTTGACTATTTTATTGCATTGAAAAACCCAAATAATATCCGTGGCATTCGAGTGGAACTGCGGGTAAGTTCAGTCTTACTGATTAAAATTTTACTATAACAAACCAAAATTATACTAATCCTTATTGAATTGTAGAAGACCAAACAATCGCGGAATTTTCGGCTGTCTGACAAGTTGGCTGGATCCAACAGGACCAACTGTTCTATAATTCTAGAACAGCCTTTAGATTTCGAGATTCAGACTGTTCATATTCTTAGAATTCTAGCAGTGGTAATGAATTCCCTACCAACTTTCGATTTAAAATTTATCAAAGTACATTTTGAAACACGCAAATCTAGAACGCGTATGTGGACAATCGAATGGACACGCGTAACGTAGTGGAAGTATTGATCTACGTCTTCGTTATGGATATTCAAGACACACCACCTTTTTTCGTAAAGGCTCCTCCTATTACAGCTGTATCCGACAAGCTTGAAATTGTAATCCCATACAAAAATGCCTATGTTGCCTATACTAAAATTATATCGTTCTTTTAGGGTCAAGTCGTTCTAAGAGTCAAAGCCGAAGATGGGGATAAAGGAAGTCCCCGCGATATTAATTATGTTATCATGGTGGATAACAATCCTTTtgcccctttcttttttatggaaCCACAGACAGGTAAAATATGCTTCATTCCTGTAAAAGCAACCTTTTTAAAGAATTGCATTTTGCTTTATAATCAGGCGAAttgaaagtaagaaaaaaactcgTTCCGCTCAATCAAATGGTGCGCTCCAAGGCGCCTTTCCTGCTAACCGTGATGGCTGAAGAGATGGGAAGCTTAATCAACGAGAGCAATACGACTACTACAATTGACATAGCTCTAATGATCGAAGACGAAACCAACGATCCTCCTGAATTCAATCAAGATCGGTACTTGTTTAGTCATTCTGATTTCTGTGATACAGTATCGCTCTTTTATTACTTAATTTCTATTTTATCCGTAATCTATTAACATATTTGTGTGATTGAATTTCAGATTTGTAGCTCATTtgatggaaaattcacccgtaGGGACGGCGCTGTATTTCGGCGATGGACAGAACCCTCTTGTAACCGACAACGATCAGGTACCCATTTACTAGCCACAAAATTATTAAATAGTAtaagcatcgatggttcagtggtagaatgctcgcctgccacgcgggcggcccgggttcgattcccggtcgatgcaaaaactttttaacgttttcctttctttatctttttttaagGGCCACAACGGAATATTTTCCTTATCACTTTTAGGGGACAATTCAACTTTCGAAATATCGCCTTCTGTGGCTGAAAATGCCGCTACGTTCACGATTCGTGTAAAAAACCCGGCTCTACTTGATTTTGAACGAACGCAACAGCTTCGTTTTAAGGTACTGAAATTTCTATTGTGAATTTAGTTTTCCTGTATCGTTGAGTTTAACTTTTTTCCATGAAACGATGTAGGTAGTAGCTGAAGAAGTCCAACATGGGAGTAACAAAGTTAGCACGGTAGACGTGATTGTTTACATTACCGATGATAACGATCACATTCCGGTATTTGAAAAGGACACCTACATCTCCGAGATAGCCGAACACTCTTCGCCTGGAACAGTAGTTATCCAAGTACTATCCAGTTCTGAATGAATGCTCATCAGCTCATTATAGAAAGAAGGTTTAATAGGTCAGAGCCACAGATTCCGACTCCGGGAAATTTGGAACAGTTCGCTACACTCAGCTTCATGGCATCTTCTCAAAGGCTCTTGTTCTAGACCCCATTTCCGGCTTGATTACAGTCGGCTCGGGCGTTTTGCTGGACCGTGAAACATCCCCAGGTATAAGGCGTACAGCTTATCAAATGTCTGACAATTAATAGACAATCGTGATTATGattgttttattcaaaaagaaattacgGTGACGGTGGAAGCGAGGGATATGGAAGGAACTGGCCGTTCAGCCACAGTGCCGGTTATTATTCGTCTTCTAGACATTAATGATAATGCGCCACAATTCATTGGCCTGCCCTACGAAACTAACTTAACGCCGGATTTGAGTCGATTAACTTCCAAAGTTGTTGTCCAGGTCTAACAGGGATATTAATTTTGTGCAATCGTTTCACGTAAAACAAAATCTTATAAATCTATTTAGGCGATCGATAATGATACAAGTCCAACCAACGGAGCGGTTCGTTACGAAATCGTTAGAGGCAACTTTGAatccaaatttaaaattagtGAAATGTCAGGTAAACAGTTTACATAAATTCAAATATTTCACAATCCAACTCAAAATTATCCATTTTGAAGGTGAAGTCACGCTGATGGCTCCCCTGACATCAACTAATTTGCCTTCATTGATTCAGCTTCACGTGCGAGCTTACGATTTGGGAGTCCCTCATTTGCATGCAGAAACGGTCGTTCAAATCTTTACGCAAGAAGTTGTCGCTCGTAGTATTCATTTTCTAGTGCCAAAACGCATGGATTCTCTCCCGGAAAGAGAGGAAGACGTCAGAAAAATGGAAATGCTCCTAACTTTGCTTACTGGCGCACCCACAACCATCAACAACGTCCAGCCATATCTTGATGAAATTATAGCACTCAGCAAAAGGATTGACAGCCAGGACCCTAACaagtaataatttttttaaattgaaatttaaatgcTACTTCATTTCCGCATACGACTTATTCCCTGTTAGTCACAAGAGTCGGTTAGTTGCAACAGTCCGTTTCCCTCCACACGCCGCCATCGTCGACGTTCAACGTATCAGAGACGCATTAATCTCGAATGAATTCGATTTAAACGGTGGAGTTTCCATCGTAAGACAAATAGTGCCGTTGATTCATTCTTCGTTTTCGATTAATCGTTTAATGAATTCCAGGAAAGGGAGTATCGATATAAAAACAACGTGCTGTTATGGCTCTTGATTGCCTTTCTCCTGTTTTTTCTGGCAACAATAATCTTTTTAGCCATATGTTGTTGCTGCCCGGGTTGCTACTGTTACAATGACCGgtaaaagaaattattttatttcgttgtTTTTCACATAGACAATGTTCTGTGCGATTCAAAACAGTAAAAAGATTGGCCATTTTGGTGGAGGCGTCCGGCCAGTTATGGTCGTTGATGGGAGGAGTGGTCAAACTTCAGACTTGACTACACCAGGTAAATCGATCGAGATAACAGTTTGATACACCGAACTTTATCTATTTAAAATGTGATGTATAATAAGGCCGAAAGGAGGCTTGGAGTGGCGGGAAAAGACTGAATCAAATCCGGAGAACAACTCGAGATCGGATGGCGACTTTGCCGGAACCTGACTCTCACAGGCGTGCTTTTCGAATTCAGAATGCTAATGGGGGAATGCAACATATCTACTCAGAGGAAGCTGCCGGTTATGATCAGTCACGAACTCGACAATATGCTGAAGAGCATTCGGACATGGAATTTCTTGAAATTCACCCGGAAGACTCAGCCAGTCATCATGGTGTTGGTGAAAATGCATTCTATTACCAACGGATGGGCAATGCCGATGTAATGAAGCTGGACACAGCTATGCAGCGCAACCGTCGGTTATCGACAGATTTGCAATGCAAAACAGTTAGGAGGAGTAACAGTGAGCCAAGACTGAACGAATCAGAGATCGATCAAATTGATGTCAACAACTCGTCCAAATCGATGATCAACTTCCCACATCGTACATGCATGGAAGAGCATATGGCTCTTAATTGGCGGGTTGCCACGGAACAGCAACATCGTAATAGTCTCAACAAATATGTTCAAAGTCCTATACTGGAAGAAACAGATAGCGCCCTCGAGCGCGAAATGCAAACCGGGTCAAGTTTCTACCTTCGACCAAAGGGTCTGTTTGATTTTCATCATCCTGGTGGAAGACATGTGGGCGGACAACGGCAGTTTCTTCCGCCAGATGTGGAGAGAGGAGCTAGACAGGCATGGCATCAAACGGATACAGTGAATCCGGCCATACACGAAGCCAGTATGTCGGTCAAGCGACCGGATAGTTTTTCGAAAGAAATCAAAGAGCTAGAACGGGAAATGCCTTATTTCAATAACCGGTCGAGCTTTCTACGTCataaattgaatttaaataagaagaacaacaaaaaacaacccAGGACGAAATCGAGTAGCAGAAATCCAATCATGGCGGATGGCGATGAAACAGAAAGTGCAAGTAGCAACGATCGCTCACAGCGCAATTCTGGTCGTAATACGGTCGTCAATGCTGCCTCGGCGTCGTTagcaaaatcaaacaaattgTTAACCGAGGACGATCATGATTCGGGTATTGTTCTCAACTCTCAACAGCAACTAGGCAATGGAAACAATCGGAGTCGTTTTCTGGAGAAGAAGTCGATTTTCACCATTGCATATGATGAAGTTGCCACTACTAAAATTCCATCGGCTACCGACAATCTCCCTACCTAAGATATTTTATGTAAATCTCATATGTATCTTGTATTGTGATTTGGtgaatataaaatattttgatcCACATACTTTATATTCaatcaaattgaaaaacaaacgaaaattaaGCCTTAGTCTAGCACAATTGGAACGTGATTATAATTACGTTTGAACATGGCGTCGGCAAATGTTTATGTTTGCCAACTTGCCATACTGAAGTGTCAAGTGCCTTGTGCTGTGCAGTAAATGCGCATAACCTAATTATCTgggttttttaaaagaagaacttcaatgaattttttaGAATAATTTCCTTTGAGTGTTGATTTTGAAACCGTGTTCGTTTTTTTACAAATTCAAATTAGGTAAACATTCACATGAAGTCTGGCAACAGAGAATAATTGCAGAATCCTTAAACATTTTTATTGATAATAATAAAGTAATGCTgattaatattttattaaataaaagaacatTTTTATCACCcttaatttataaaattaaattGAGATTTAATCTACGCTGATAACTGAGCAGTAATATTCTgtgattgaaaagaaaaccataTTGTGTGTTTAGGGATTTAAAAATGCAGTTGATAAGTTGTCTTCTGCAGCATCATGTTATAAGTTTTAACATTCTCTTCCAGGCATTGGATCAGCATACTCATGGTAGAATTGGTAAGTTGcgaggaaaaaaagaattttgtgTCAGTTTTCGAAAAGCGCGTTGTAGTTAAATTACATTTCCTATTAGTCCTGAAAATATAGtgttttaaattgttttatatatttttgtgCATACCAAGAAGCTGGAAACGAAGTCATTTGTAAATCGAGAAGTACTTTTGCCACGtgttacaatttcttttttcgtatgTGATGATATATCCATTGAAACCGAACTAGAGTCTCTGATCATTTTTGATGAATGGATTAATCTGAACCCGTTTTTAAATCTTGTTTATAGTGGACAAAGATTGCTTTATAAACTAAAAATTTCATCTCCTTTCAGGTTAAGAGGTTGAGTGTTTTGTCAAACCCAGATATTACATAGGAGGGAAATGTGATGGAAGAGCTGCAGGTGTTTAGTCTATGGGGTACAGTATTACTGGTATGTGTGTGTTGCAACTTATTTTTTCGTATGTGATGATATATCCATTGAAACCGAACTAGAGTCTCTGATCATTTTT belongs to Daphnia magna isolate NIES linkage group LG1, ASM2063170v1.1, whole genome shotgun sequence and includes:
- the LOC116936401 gene encoding cadherin-86C; the encoded protein is MPRTPWPYCLACEFLVVIIAASGNVRANLPTFDEDSRMRILLLPFSTLPGSTIYRVRASDPDFDHPLEFSSSSLKHPNLLSLEILPCGKQHSVCEANVILEESVELGKIYELSLSVRDTSGGVTTVFCTIQVTNASTSLSDSFQHLNQYLTIPENSAKDSVVDYFIALKNPNNIRGIRVELRKTKQSRNFRLSDKLAGSNRTNCSIILEQPLDFEIQTVHILRILAVNAYVDNRMDTRNVVEVLIYVFVMDIQDTPPFFVKAPPITAVSDKLEIGQVVLRVKAEDGDKGSPRDINYVIMVDNNPFAPFFFMEPQTGELKVRKKLVPLNQMVRSKAPFLLTVMAEEMGSLINESNTTTTIDIALMIEDETNDPPEFNQDRFVAHLMENSPVGTALYFGDGQNPLVTDNDQGHNGIFSLSLLGDNSTFEISPSVAENAATFTIRVKNPALLDFERTQQLRFKVVAEEVQHGSNKVSTVDVIVYITDDNDHIPVFEKDTYISEIAEHSSPGTVVIQVRATDSDSGKFGTVRYTQLHGIFSKALVLDPISGLITVGSGVLLDRETSPEITVTVEARDMEGTGRSATVPVIIRLLDINDNAPQFIGLPYETNLTPDLSRLTSKVVVQAIDNDTSPTNGAVRYEIVRGNFESKFKISEMSGEVTLMAPLTSTNLPSLIQLHVRAYDLGVPHLHAETVVQIFTQEVVARSIHFLVPKRMDSLPEREEDVRKMEMLLTLLTGAPTTINNVQPYLDEIIALSKRIDSQDPNNHKSRLVATVRFPPHAAIVDVQRIRDALISNEFDLNGGVSIEREYRYKNNVLLWLLIAFLLFFLATIIFLAICCCCPGCYCYNDRKKIGHFGGGVRPVMVVDGRSGQTSDLTTPGRKEAWSGGKRLNQIRRTTRDRMATLPEPDSHRRAFRIQNANGGMQHIYSEEAAGYDQSRTRQYAEEHSDMEFLEIHPEDSASHHGVGENAFYYQRMGNADVMKLDTAMQRNRRLSTDLQCKTVRRSNSEPRLNESEIDQIDVNNSSKSMINFPHRTCMEEHMALNWRVATEQQHRNSLNKYVQSPILEETDSALEREMQTGSSFYLRPKGLFDFHHPGGRHVGGQRQFLPPDVERGARQAWHQTDTVNPAIHEASMSVKRPDSFSKEIKELEREMPYFNNRSSFLRHKLNLNKKNNKKQPRTKSSSRNPIMADGDETESASSNDRSQRNSGRNTVVNAASASLAKSNKLLTEDDHDSGIVLNSQQQLGNGNNRSRFLEKKSIFTIAYDEVATTKIPSATDNLPT